In Stenotrophomonas sp. 169, one DNA window encodes the following:
- the nudC gene encoding NAD(+) diphosphatase, producing MPTHLSPLSGFSFVDEPLERADALRADADALARLWPDARILILDRDGTAFTGADDQPLPLTGADLGGGPGTAIFLGLRGAQAWFSVEAAALDVTAPGRMDLRQAALSWSMGDATAFSYARGMSYWHSRNRFCGVCGGEVRFERGGFVGRCQQCAVEHYPRVDPAVIVAVQNRGRLLLGRQASWAPRRYSVLAGFVEPGESLEQTVVREVFEESKVRVSACQYLGTQPWPFPGALMVGFSAQAEDDAPEVDGELEDARWFSKEEVGAAIARDVHDDGDGIRLSPPISISRSLIEHWYRQQP from the coding sequence ATGCCTACCCATCTCTCGCCGCTGTCCGGTTTTTCCTTTGTCGATGAGCCGCTGGAGCGCGCTGATGCCCTGCGTGCCGATGCCGATGCCCTTGCGCGTCTTTGGCCCGATGCACGCATCCTGATCCTGGACCGCGACGGCACGGCGTTCACCGGCGCTGACGACCAGCCGTTGCCGCTGACCGGTGCCGATCTGGGCGGTGGTCCCGGGACGGCCATCTTCCTTGGCCTGCGTGGTGCGCAGGCGTGGTTTTCGGTAGAAGCGGCGGCGCTGGATGTGACCGCACCGGGGCGCATGGACCTGCGCCAGGCTGCGCTGTCGTGGTCGATGGGGGATGCGACCGCCTTCAGTTACGCGCGCGGCATGTCGTACTGGCATTCGCGCAATCGCTTCTGCGGTGTCTGTGGTGGCGAAGTGCGTTTCGAACGGGGGGGCTTCGTCGGCCGCTGCCAGCAATGCGCGGTGGAGCATTACCCGCGCGTGGACCCGGCAGTGATCGTCGCCGTGCAGAACCGCGGCCGCCTGCTGCTGGGTCGCCAGGCGAGCTGGGCGCCGCGGCGCTATTCGGTACTGGCCGGTTTCGTCGAGCCGGGCGAATCGCTGGAACAGACCGTGGTGCGCGAAGTCTTCGAAGAGAGCAAGGTCAGGGTATCGGCGTGCCAGTATCTCGGCACCCAGCCGTGGCCGTTCCCGGGTGCGCTGATGGTGGGCTTCAGCGCACAGGCCGAGGATGACGCGCCGGAAGTGGACGGTGAGCTGGAAGACGCACGTTGGTTCAGCAAGGAAGAGGTCGGTGCCGCGATCGCCCGCGACGTGCACGATGACGGTGACGGCATCCGCCTGTCACCCCCGATCTCGATCTCGCGCAGCCTGATCGAGCACTGGTACCGCCAGCAGCCCTAG
- a CDS encoding DUF2752 domain-containing protein, with product MPLPVLPPSLQRWLPLGTAVALAAGAAVVLHHVNPYADGNPLPSCPLYALTGLYCPGCGSTRCLYSLVHGDLAGAMAMNPLLVISLPFLLLMLLNGAGVRMRVLDPLIRMLANPMMWLVLLLGYAVLRNLPSAPFMALAPG from the coding sequence ATGCCGTTGCCTGTCCTACCACCGTCTCTGCAACGCTGGCTGCCGCTGGGCACGGCCGTTGCGCTGGCGGCTGGCGCTGCCGTCGTGTTGCACCACGTCAACCCCTATGCCGATGGCAATCCTCTGCCCTCGTGCCCGCTCTACGCGCTGACCGGCCTGTACTGCCCCGGCTGCGGTAGCACGCGCTGCCTCTACTCGCTGGTCCACGGCGACCTCGCCGGCGCGATGGCCATGAATCCGCTGTTGGTGATCAGTCTGCCGTTCCTGCTGCTGATGCTGCTCAATGGGGCCGGCGTGCGCATGCGCGTGCTTGATCCGCTGATACGGATGCTGGCCAATCCGATGATGTGGCTTGTGCTGCTGCTGGGGTATGCGGTGCTGCGCAACCTGCCGTCGGCACCGTTCATGGCGCTTGCGCCCGGGTGA
- a CDS encoding MFS transporter, whose protein sequence is MSGHSQFNLLRQRRFLPFFIVQSLGAFNDNVYRQAIIGLLFYLGVSADERSLYTTLAPAIFILPYFLFSALAGQIADKLEKSRLIVITTTMEILIMTLAAAGFLTQSMPVLLVALFCTGLQSTLFGPVKYSVLPSVLKPEELTGGNGLVEMGTSMSILTGMIVGGLIFTLAGSHGPVVAATAVIALAVCGNLCARMIPKVDAGDPTLKINWNPLPESLAVLRMAKKQKAVRNAILGVSWFWFVGTVLTSQLPTYAVTNLGGEPTLYIFALALFSVGTGVGSLLCEKLSGRRVEIGLVPLGAFGMTAFLLDLYFARAGEATAEGLSVIQFVQQAGSTRIIIDLLGIGLFTGFFVVPLFALIQSRTPKSEMSRVFAALNIQNSGFIVAAAGVGLAAHAAGITIPQLFLALGVANALVAIYIFTIVPEFLMRFLSWLMVRVLYRLRPHGIEASVPDEGPALIVCNHVSYLDALILSASIPRPVRFVMYYRIFNIPVMSWIFRTAKTIPIAGAKEDPALMQRAFDEIDAALAEGELVCIFPEGALTRDGNMTAFKSGVEKILKRRPVPVVPMALRGMWSSMWSRRDSRLGRMRVPRRFRATIDVAAASAVDGATTNADLLEAQVRALRGDNA, encoded by the coding sequence ATGTCAGGCCACAGCCAGTTCAACCTGCTCCGTCAGCGCCGCTTCCTGCCATTCTTCATCGTGCAGTCGCTCGGCGCATTCAATGACAACGTGTACCGCCAGGCCATCATCGGCCTGTTGTTCTATCTCGGCGTATCCGCCGACGAACGCTCGCTGTACACCACGCTGGCACCGGCCATCTTCATCCTGCCGTACTTCCTGTTCTCTGCGCTGGCCGGGCAGATCGCGGACAAGCTGGAGAAATCCCGCCTGATCGTGATCACCACCACCATGGAGATCCTGATCATGACGCTGGCCGCGGCCGGCTTCCTGACCCAGAGCATGCCGGTGCTGCTGGTGGCGCTGTTCTGCACGGGCCTGCAATCCACGCTGTTCGGTCCGGTCAAATATTCGGTACTGCCGTCGGTGTTGAAGCCGGAAGAGCTGACCGGTGGCAACGGGCTGGTTGAAATGGGCACCTCGATGTCGATCCTGACCGGCATGATCGTCGGGGGGTTGATCTTCACCCTTGCCGGCAGCCACGGCCCGGTGGTCGCCGCAACCGCAGTGATCGCCCTCGCCGTCTGCGGCAACCTGTGCGCGCGGATGATTCCCAAGGTGGATGCGGGCGATCCCACGCTGAAGATCAACTGGAATCCCCTTCCGGAGTCGTTGGCCGTGCTGCGCATGGCGAAGAAGCAGAAGGCCGTGCGCAACGCCATCCTCGGCGTGTCGTGGTTCTGGTTCGTCGGCACGGTGCTGACATCGCAGTTGCCGACCTATGCGGTCACCAACCTCGGTGGCGAGCCCACCCTGTACATCTTCGCCCTCGCGTTGTTCTCCGTCGGCACCGGTGTCGGTTCGCTGCTCTGCGAGAAGCTGTCCGGGCGACGGGTGGAGATCGGACTCGTTCCGCTGGGTGCCTTCGGCATGACCGCCTTCCTGCTCGACCTGTACTTCGCGCGGGCCGGTGAGGCCACGGCGGAAGGTCTGTCCGTCATCCAGTTCGTCCAGCAGGCCGGCAGTACCCGCATCATCATCGACCTGCTCGGCATCGGCCTGTTCACCGGCTTCTTCGTGGTGCCCTTGTTCGCACTGATCCAGAGCCGCACGCCGAAGTCGGAGATGTCGCGTGTATTCGCTGCCCTGAACATCCAGAACTCGGGTTTCATTGTCGCCGCGGCGGGCGTTGGGCTGGCGGCACATGCCGCGGGCATCACGATCCCGCAGCTGTTCCTGGCACTGGGCGTCGCCAATGCGCTGGTGGCGATCTACATCTTCACGATCGTGCCCGAGTTCCTGATGCGCTTCCTCAGCTGGTTGATGGTGCGCGTGCTGTATCGTCTGCGTCCGCACGGCATCGAGGCGAGCGTGCCGGACGAGGGCCCGGCGCTGATCGTCTGCAACCATGTCAGCTATCTGGATGCGCTCATTCTTTCGGCCAGCATCCCGCGGCCGGTGCGCTTCGTCATGTACTACCGCATTTTCAACATCCCGGTGATGAGCTGGATCTTCCGCACCGCCAAGACCATCCCGATTGCCGGTGCGAAGGAGGACCCTGCCCTGATGCAGCGCGCGTTCGACGAGATCGATGCGGCGCTCGCCGAAGGCGAACTGGTGTGCATCTTTCCGGAGGGTGCGCTGACCCGGGATGGCAACATGACGGCCTTCAAAAGTGGCGTGGAGAAGATCCTCAAGCGCCGTCCCGTACCGGTGGTGCCGATGGCGCTGCGCGGCATGTGGAGTAGCATGTGGAGCCGGCGCGACAGCCGCCTTGGCCGCATGCGCGTACCACGGCGGTTCCGCGCGACGATCGACGTCGCGGCCGCGTCTGCCGTGGATGGCGCAACGACCAACGCCGACCTGCTGGAAGCGCAGGTGCGGGCGCTCCGCGGGGACAACGCCTGA
- a CDS encoding polymer-forming cytoskeletal protein, whose protein sequence is MFGSSKSSRDGQLVVDALIGSQVVIRGDVEFSGGLYVEGRIHGKVIAQEGASAANLTLAENGVVEGEIRAQVVVISGRMDGDVHATERVELTPSARVNGNVHYQVVEMAAGAQLNGRLIHSSAPMAALPPPETGKDEAASGKGDTAARRKLAEAMA, encoded by the coding sequence ATGTTTGGAAGCAGCAAATCCAGCCGTGATGGGCAGTTGGTCGTCGATGCATTGATCGGCAGCCAGGTGGTGATCCGCGGTGATGTGGAATTCAGTGGTGGCCTGTATGTGGAAGGGCGTATCCACGGCAAGGTGATCGCACAGGAAGGCGCCAGCGCCGCCAATCTCACGCTGGCCGAGAACGGGGTCGTCGAAGGCGAGATCCGTGCCCAGGTGGTGGTGATCAGCGGCCGGATGGACGGTGACGTGCATGCGACCGAGCGCGTCGAGCTGACCCCGAGCGCGCGGGTGAACGGCAATGTGCACTATCAGGTCGTGGAAATGGCGGCGGGTGCCCAGCTGAACGGTCGGCTGATCCATTCCAGCGCCCCGATGGCCGCGCTGCCGCCGCCGGAAACCGGCAAGGATGAGGCCGCATCCGGCAAGGGCGACACCGCTGCCCGCCGCAAGCTGGCCGAGGCCATGGCTTGA
- the erpA gene encoding iron-sulfur cluster insertion protein ErpA has translation MSTLISLPGTAAAAPGYQSLDRPLNFTESAAAKVRELVQDEGNADLALRVYIQGGGCSGFQYGFEFDENRAEDDLAVQTSGVTLLVDPLSLQYLMGAEVDYTESLTGAQFVIRNPNAKTTCGCGSSFSM, from the coding sequence ATGAGCACGTTGATCTCCCTACCCGGCACTGCCGCTGCAGCGCCGGGCTATCAGTCCCTCGACCGCCCGTTGAACTTCACCGAGTCCGCTGCGGCGAAAGTGCGCGAGCTCGTCCAGGACGAAGGCAATGCCGATCTGGCGCTGCGCGTCTATATCCAGGGCGGTGGCTGCTCCGGTTTCCAGTACGGGTTCGAGTTCGATGAGAACCGCGCCGAGGATGACCTGGCCGTGCAGACCAGCGGCGTCACCCTGCTGGTGGATCCGCTGAGCCTGCAGTACCTGATGGGCGCCGAGGTTGATTACACCGAGAGCCTGACCGGCGCGCAGTTCGTGATCCGCAATCCGAATGCGAAGACCACCTGCGGCTGCGGTAGTAGTTTCAGCATGTAA
- a CDS encoding CD225/dispanin family protein, which produces MNHPPPLGTSSVFVPNHLVWAILSTLFCCLPLGVVSIVYAAQVDGRRAAGDLVGAHDASRRAGWWAVASAAALPVLLLLWFGLFGGIAALGALSGN; this is translated from the coding sequence TTGAATCACCCACCACCGCTGGGCACCTCGTCAGTCTTCGTCCCGAACCATCTGGTCTGGGCGATCCTGTCGACGCTTTTCTGCTGCCTGCCGTTGGGCGTGGTGTCGATCGTCTATGCCGCCCAGGTCGATGGTCGCCGCGCTGCGGGCGACCTCGTGGGCGCACACGACGCATCGCGCAGGGCGGGATGGTGGGCAGTAGCCTCGGCTGCTGCGCTGCCGGTCCTGTTGCTGTTGTGGTTCGGACTGTTCGGCGGCATCGCTGCGCTGGGCGCCCTCTCCGGTAACTGA
- the ampE gene encoding regulatory signaling modulator protein AmpE: MFTTLVAVLVALALGHVVPAFASRLRRFEGFRHWLTWLGAHAGPAWPGPAGVALAVVPPVLLLALLAWWLHDRLYGLPALLLGIAVLCWCWGPRDLDRDVETIIDADEAAVRHAALQNLQSAGGSLRDDVPSLVDATVYNALRRWFAVLFWFLLLGPAGALGYRLLALMAISPMRARVPPDTLDVAQRVLGWLEWPVAQVMSLSMALVGNFDTAWTAWRQAHGERWRRDVGFLGAVARASVSAELREEAHDYTDMGLLPVWQRLPELRDAMSLVWRMLLLWLAVLALLVIAGWIT; this comes from the coding sequence ATGTTCACCACGCTGGTTGCCGTACTGGTCGCGTTGGCCCTGGGCCATGTGGTCCCCGCGTTTGCGTCACGGCTGCGGCGCTTTGAAGGCTTCCGCCACTGGCTGACATGGCTGGGTGCGCATGCGGGACCGGCATGGCCCGGCCCGGCCGGCGTGGCATTGGCCGTCGTGCCGCCCGTGCTGCTGCTGGCCCTTCTGGCCTGGTGGCTGCATGACCGGCTGTATGGACTGCCCGCGCTGCTGCTGGGCATCGCGGTGCTGTGCTGGTGCTGGGGGCCGCGTGATCTGGATCGTGATGTCGAGACGATCATCGATGCCGATGAGGCCGCCGTGCGTCACGCCGCCTTGCAGAACCTGCAGTCGGCGGGCGGCAGCCTGCGCGACGATGTGCCTTCGCTGGTGGACGCCACGGTGTACAACGCCCTGCGTCGCTGGTTCGCGGTGCTGTTCTGGTTCCTGTTGCTGGGCCCGGCCGGTGCGTTGGGGTATCGCCTGTTGGCGCTGATGGCCATCAGCCCGATGCGCGCACGGGTGCCGCCGGACACCTTGGACGTGGCGCAGCGCGTCCTGGGCTGGCTTGAATGGCCGGTCGCACAGGTGATGTCGCTGTCGATGGCGTTGGTGGGCAACTTCGACACGGCGTGGACCGCATGGCGTCAGGCACATGGCGAGCGCTGGCGGCGCGATGTGGGGTTCCTCGGCGCCGTGGCGCGCGCCAGTGTCAGTGCCGAGCTGCGCGAAGAGGCCCACGATTACACCGATATGGGCCTGCTGCCCGTCTGGCAGCGTCTGCCCGAACTACGCGACGCCATGAGCCTGGTCTGGCGGATGCTGCTGCTGTGGCTGGCCGTGCTGGCGCTGCTGGTGATCGCCGGCTGGATAACCTGA
- a CDS encoding CD225/dispanin family protein, translating into MNAVNPQIPNHLVWAILTTLFCCMPLGIVSIVFAAQVNGKIAAGDIVGAREASDKAKKFAMWAAIAGVVVLVLYAIFVVALGGMGALSNSGY; encoded by the coding sequence ATGAATGCAGTCAACCCGCAGATCCCGAACCACCTCGTCTGGGCGATCCTGACCACCCTCTTCTGCTGCATGCCGCTGGGCATCGTGTCGATCGTCTTTGCCGCGCAGGTCAACGGCAAGATTGCTGCCGGCGACATCGTCGGTGCACGCGAAGCCTCGGACAAGGCGAAGAAGTTCGCGATGTGGGCTGCCATCGCCGGCGTCGTCGTGCTGGTGCTGTACGCGATCTTCGTGGTTGCCCTCGGCGGCATGGGCGCGCTGAGCAACAGCGGCTACTAA
- the yccS gene encoding YccS family putative transporter: MPARESRLSRLWAHEKASYGLRVFIALTAAMAVCWHFDALTALPGVFLGIIASAIAETDDNAWGRTKAVVLSLLCFCLAAAAVVWLFPVPWLFISALALSTFGLTLLGGLGERYASIAQATVTLAIYTMIGLEHHGAQDWRTSLEAVSHLLAGATWYGLLSILWTALFANRPVRERVARLYVELGRYLQLKATLFEPVREADLQRRQLALAEQNRRVVDALNVAKTAILARFGRSGRPAVNSGLYLRLYYTAQDFHERASSSHYPYGALVDAFFHSDVLYRCQRLLDLQGQACARLGEAIRVRRPFVYGDSNQQAARDLVDSLAFLRGQDRPQWRRLLASLDLLVNNLQSIGRRLLDAENSDATLDNVDTRLRDNNPHTLREMGTRLRQQLTPGSVLFRHGLRMAIALIVGFAAISLFNFQNGSWVLLTIVFVCRPNFGATRQRLAQRIAGTLVGLVLTWALLQLFQDLHSQLLIALLSALLFFFTRTDRYLMASGAITVMALTCFNLIGDGFLLIVPRMVDTVLGCAIAAAAAFLILPDWQGRQLNKVLARVLDSAARYLEAVLGQYRSGMRDDLAYRIARRDMHNADAALSTALSNMLREPGHVRRNLDASFRFLALSNTLLGHLSALGAHRDQVDSFAQDPLALSAGERVQQGLQQLARALAEREQIGDADNENDRAIAEQLEQFDDAMPPKLQLIRTQVALALRLLPKLRAAANEAVRVPVRS, from the coding sequence ATGCCTGCCCGAGAATCCCGTCTGAGCCGCCTGTGGGCGCACGAGAAGGCCAGTTATGGCCTGCGGGTGTTCATCGCCCTGACCGCGGCGATGGCGGTGTGCTGGCATTTCGATGCGCTCACGGCGTTGCCCGGGGTGTTCCTGGGCATCATCGCCAGTGCGATCGCGGAGACGGATGACAACGCGTGGGGCCGCACCAAGGCCGTCGTGCTGTCACTGCTGTGCTTCTGCCTGGCCGCCGCGGCGGTGGTCTGGTTGTTCCCGGTACCGTGGCTGTTCATCAGTGCGCTGGCCCTGTCCACCTTCGGGCTGACCCTGCTGGGTGGCCTGGGTGAGCGCTATGCGTCGATCGCGCAAGCGACCGTGACGCTGGCCATCTACACGATGATCGGGCTCGAGCACCACGGTGCGCAGGACTGGCGCACGTCACTGGAGGCCGTCAGCCATCTGCTCGCAGGCGCCACGTGGTACGGCCTGCTGTCGATCCTGTGGACGGCATTGTTCGCCAACCGTCCGGTGCGCGAGCGCGTGGCCCGCTTGTATGTGGAACTGGGTCGTTACCTGCAGTTGAAGGCCACGCTGTTTGAGCCGGTACGCGAAGCCGACCTGCAACGGCGTCAGCTGGCGCTGGCCGAGCAGAACCGCCGTGTGGTGGATGCATTGAACGTCGCCAAGACCGCGATCCTGGCCCGCTTCGGACGCTCCGGCAGGCCGGCGGTGAACTCCGGCCTGTACCTGCGGCTGTACTACACCGCGCAGGATTTCCACGAGCGCGCCAGTTCATCGCACTACCCATACGGCGCGCTGGTGGATGCGTTTTTCCACAGTGATGTGCTGTACCGCTGCCAGCGCCTGCTGGACCTGCAGGGGCAAGCCTGCGCGCGACTGGGCGAAGCGATCCGCGTTCGCCGGCCCTTCGTGTACGGCGACAGCAACCAACAGGCAGCGCGCGATCTGGTGGATTCGCTGGCGTTCCTGCGTGGTCAGGATCGCCCGCAGTGGCGCCGCCTGCTGGCCTCGCTGGACCTGCTGGTGAACAACCTGCAGAGCATCGGCCGCCGCCTGCTGGATGCCGAAAACTCCGACGCCACCCTGGATAACGTCGACACCCGCCTGCGCGACAACAACCCCCACACGCTGCGCGAAATGGGCACGCGGCTGCGTCAGCAGCTGACACCCGGCTCGGTGCTGTTCCGCCATGGTCTGCGCATGGCGATCGCCCTGATCGTCGGCTTCGCTGCAATTTCCCTGTTCAACTTCCAGAACGGATCGTGGGTGCTGCTGACCATCGTGTTCGTCTGTCGGCCGAACTTCGGCGCCACCCGGCAGCGGCTGGCGCAACGCATCGCCGGCACGTTGGTCGGCCTGGTGCTGACGTGGGCCCTGCTGCAGCTGTTCCAGGACCTGCACAGCCAACTGCTGATTGCGCTGCTGTCCGCCCTGTTGTTCTTCTTCACCCGTACCGACCGCTACCTGATGGCCTCCGGTGCGATCACGGTGATGGCCCTGACCTGCTTCAACCTGATCGGTGACGGCTTCCTGCTGATCGTGCCGCGCATGGTCGATACGGTGCTGGGCTGCGCCATTGCCGCAGCCGCCGCGTTCCTGATCCTCCCCGACTGGCAGGGGCGCCAGCTCAACAAGGTGCTGGCGCGCGTCCTGGACAGTGCTGCGCGCTATCTGGAGGCCGTGCTGGGCCAGTACCGCAGCGGCATGCGCGATGACCTGGCCTACCGCATCGCACGCCGCGACATGCACAACGCGGATGCGGCCCTGTCCACGGCGCTGTCCAACATGCTGCGCGAGCCCGGCCATGTCCGCCGTAATCTGGATGCCAGTTTCCGGTTCCTTGCCCTGTCCAACACGCTGCTCGGGCATCTCTCGGCCTTGGGCGCACATCGCGATCAGGTGGACAGCTTCGCCCAGGACCCGCTGGCGTTGTCCGCCGGTGAGCGGGTCCAACAGGGGTTGCAGCAGCTGGCGCGTGCACTGGCCGAGCGCGAGCAGATCGGCGATGCGGACAATGAAAACGACCGCGCCATTGCCGAGCAGCTGGAGCAGTTCGACGATGCGATGCCGCCGAAGCTGCAGTTGATCCGCACGCAGGTAGCGTTGGCGTTGCGATTGCTGCCGAAGCTGCGGGCGGCAGCGAACGAGGCGGTGCGGGTGCCGGTGCGGTCGTGA
- a CDS encoding DUF4126 domain-containing protein, producing the protein MTDAHLFVIGILLAWLAGIRVYLTVFGVGLAGLLGWVDLPPALQATESYWVLGTSAVLAVAEFFADKIPGVDSAWDLLQTLARVPAGAFLAAATLSPDGDLGNGTLLAGAAVALTSHGLKAGTRALLNTSPEPASNWVASAAEDTLVVGGLALALAHPWLALIVVLACSLAGALAVWLVWRALWKGVRWLTGGHRDISRTGPAA; encoded by the coding sequence ATGACCGACGCCCACTTGTTCGTGATCGGGATCCTGCTGGCCTGGCTGGCTGGCATCCGCGTCTACCTGACCGTATTCGGCGTTGGCCTGGCCGGGCTGCTGGGCTGGGTCGACCTGCCGCCGGCGCTGCAGGCCACCGAATCGTACTGGGTGCTCGGCACGTCCGCCGTCCTGGCCGTCGCCGAATTCTTCGCCGACAAGATTCCCGGCGTGGATTCGGCCTGGGACCTGCTGCAGACGCTGGCGCGGGTGCCTGCTGGCGCATTCCTCGCCGCAGCCACCTTGTCGCCGGATGGCGACCTCGGTAACGGCACCCTGCTTGCGGGCGCAGCGGTGGCGTTGACCAGCCATGGCCTCAAAGCCGGCACCCGCGCCTTGTTGAACACCTCGCCGGAGCCCGCCAGCAACTGGGTCGCTTCGGCGGCCGAAGACACCCTTGTCGTCGGCGGTCTGGCACTGGCCTTGGCCCATCCCTGGCTGGCATTGATCGTGGTGCTGGCCTGCAGCCTGGCCGGTGCCCTGGCGGTGTGGCTGGTCTGGCGCGCCTTGTGGAAGGGTGTACGTTGGTTGACGGGCGGGCATCGCGATATCTCGCGCACAGGCCCTGCCGCATAA
- a CDS encoding DUF6776 family protein — protein sequence MNHRPPSRVQIRLPGHAAPGPRRPWLLVAVGVAVLLLVGLLGFWLGRPGGEVGDTLQGTQKRADALQQELVELRQRQATLEASDRISRAANNEVQASLAERDEEIAGLRADVAFYERLVGATSQRKGLNTHSIEFRSEAAGTYQYTVVLTQNLNRGAISQGQMRFTVEGVKNGRLATVSWDDLHQRSKVPGQEYSFRYFQQLSGSVILPSDFTPQRVKVTLGSGTGGSTQVFDWKQAGAPATNGE from the coding sequence ATGAACCATCGACCGCCTTCGCGCGTCCAGATCCGCCTGCCGGGCCATGCCGCCCCGGGTCCCCGCCGTCCGTGGCTGCTCGTGGCGGTCGGCGTTGCCGTGCTGCTGCTCGTCGGCCTGCTGGGTTTCTGGCTGGGCCGCCCCGGTGGTGAGGTCGGTGACACCCTGCAAGGGACGCAGAAACGTGCCGATGCCTTGCAGCAGGAGTTGGTGGAACTGCGCCAGCGCCAAGCCACGCTGGAAGCCTCCGATCGGATCAGCCGTGCCGCCAACAACGAAGTGCAGGCATCGCTGGCCGAGCGCGACGAGGAAATCGCGGGCCTGCGCGCCGATGTGGCCTTCTACGAGCGCCTGGTGGGGGCCACCAGCCAGCGCAAGGGACTCAATACGCATTCCATCGAGTTCCGCTCCGAAGCGGCCGGTACGTATCAGTACACGGTGGTGCTGACCCAGAACCTCAACCGGGGCGCTATCAGCCAGGGTCAGATGCGTTTTACCGTGGAAGGCGTCAAGAATGGACGTCTGGCCACGGTCAGCTGGGATGACCTGCACCAGCGCAGCAAAGTGCCCGGACAGGAGTATTCCTTCCGGTACTTCCAGCAGTTGAGCGGCAGCGTCATCCTGCCGTCGGACTTCACCCCGCAACGGGTGAAGGTCACACTGGGTAGTGGAACGGGGGGTTCCACGCAGGTATTCGACTGGAAACAGGCCGGTGCACCGGCCACGAACGGGGAGTAG